The following are encoded together in the Daucus carota subsp. sativus chromosome 5, DH1 v3.0, whole genome shotgun sequence genome:
- the LOC108223607 gene encoding caffeoylshikimate esterase → MEVEYHEEYIRNSRGNQLFTCRWLPFSSPKALVFLCHGYGMECSGFMKGCGNRLARYGYAVVGIDYEGHGRSMGARCYIKRFDNIVDDCISFFKSICGQEEYRDKKKFLYGESMGGAVALLIHKRDPAFWDGAVLVAPMCKISEKVKPHPLVISMLTRVEDIIPKWKIVPTKDVIDSTFKDPVKREEIRGNRLIYQDKPRLKTALEMLRTSMNLEDSLSQVTLPFFVLHGEADTVTDPEVSRALYERASSTDKTMKLYPGMWHGLTSGEPDNNIDAVFADIIAWLDKRSDDESTITAEPLQNSSSDIDKFKTITSSIIISEEKQEKKRWHGKSLCGWKGNRLHHRSAM, encoded by the exons ATGGAAGTTGAGTATCATGAG GAGTATATCAGAAATTCAAGAGGAAATCAGCTATTTACCTGCAGATGGTTGCCTTTCTCTTCTCCAAAGGCCCTTGTTTTCCTTTGCCATG GTTATGGCATGGAGTGCAGTGGTTTCATGAAAG GTTGTGGGAACAGACTAGCACGCTATGGATATGCTGTTGTGGGAATTGACTATGAGGGACATGGGCGTTCCATGGGAGCTCGCTGTTACATCAAGAGATTTGATAACATTGTTGATGACTGCATCAGTTTCTTCAAATCTATTTGTG GCCAGGAGGAGTACAGGGATAAGAAAAAATTTCTATATGGCGAATCTATGGGAGGAGCAGTTGCTCTACTTATTCACAAAAGGGACCCTGCTTTCTGGGACGGTGCTGTCCTTGTAGCGCCAATGTGCAAG ATATCTGAGAAGGTGAAGCCGCATCCTTTAGTTATAAGTATGCTAACTAGGGTTGAAGATATTATACCAAAGTGGAAAATTGTGCCCACAAAGGATGTTATTGATTCAACCTTCAAGGATCCTGTTAAGAGAGAAGAG ATACGTGGAAACAGGCTGATTTATCAAGACAAGCCCAGGCTAAAAACTGCGCTGGAAATGCTCAGAACTAGCATGAACCTTGAGGATAGCTTATCCCAG GTGACACTACCCTTCTTTGTATTGCACGGTGAGGCAGATACCGTGACAGACCCTGAAGTGAGTCGAGCACTGTACGAAAGAGCTAGTAGTACTGACAAGACCATGAAATTATATCCAGGGATGTGGCATGGTTTGACATCAGGCGAGCCAGACAACAACATTGATGCAGTATTTGCAGACATCATAGCATGGCTTGACAAAAGGTCTGATGACGAGAGTACGATTACTGCAGAACCATTGCAGAATTCTAGCTCTGACATCGACAAATTCAAGACCATTACATCATCGATAATAATATCAGAAGAGAAGCAAGAGAAAAAAAGGTGGCATGGCAAATCTCTTTGCGGATGGAAAGGAAACCGCTTACATCACCGTTCAGCAATGTAG
- the LOC108223608 gene encoding protein THYLAKOID ASSEMBLY 8-like, chloroplastic, translating to MATAIAAILKKSRISKISSLLIVRSLIKTPNVTNTVFSETPCRVLDRGLIFSNCVARSYHDGRPRGSLWRGKKLIGKEAISVILGLKRFKGDEEKLGKFVKSHVLRLLKMDMVAVLNELERQEEVSLAVKMFLSIKRQDWYRPDVYLYKDLIIALAKSKKMEEAMQLWDSMREENLYPDSQTYTEVIRGFLRHGSPADAMNIFEDMKQSPDPPEELPFRILLKGLLPHPLLRNKVKQDFEEIFPDQRIYDPPEEIFGLR from the exons ATGGCTACTGCAATTGCAGCTATATTGAAGAAATCAAGAATCTCCAAGATTTCATCTTTACTGATTGTGAGAAGCTTAATCAAGACACCCAATGTGACAAACACTGTGTTTTCAGAAACCCCTTGTCGAGTTTTAGATAGAGGCCTGATTTTTAGTAATTGTGTGGCAAGAAGTTACCATGATGGGAGGCCTAGAGGGTCACTGTGGAGGGGGAAGAAGCTGATTGGGAAAGAAGCGATTTCTGTGATTTTGGGGTTGAAGAGATTCAAGGGTGATGAGGAGAAGCTGGGGAAGTTTGTGAAAAGCCATGTTTTGAGGTTGTTGAAGATGGATATGGTGGCTGTTCTTAATGAGCTTGAACGCCAAGAAGAGGTTTCTTTGGCTGTTAAG ATGTTTTTGTCGATTAAAAGGCAAGATTGGTATAGGCCAGATGTTTATCTGTACAAAGACTTGATTATTGCATTAGCTAAGAGCAAAAAAATGGAAGAGGCAATGCAGTTGTGGGACAGCATGAGAGAGGAAAACTTATACCCTGATTCCCAGACGTACACCGAAGTCATACGGGGCTTTCTGCGACACGGGTCTCCTGCAGATGCCATGAATATTTTTGAAGACATGAAACAATCTCCAGATCCGCCAGAGGAGTTACCTTTTAGGATTCTCTTGAAGGGGTTATTGCCACATCCTCTTCTGAGAAACAAAGTGAAACAAGATTTTGAGGAGATTTTCCCTGATCAACGAATTTATGATCCGCCAGAAGAGATATTTGGACTGCGGTGA
- the LOC108223609 gene encoding outer envelope pore protein 16-4, chloroplastic gives METEELSDDTPCSSIAVDSILRIGYAGLLWGVCSAPYRANKLGLAGVPRAAFVAKTVGTYGIQCGLFAGIFSFTSCRMQTYRREKDWVNALVGGAIAGAAVGAGTRNWKQVAVLASVVSATLSAANGSKVL, from the exons atggaAACAGAAGAATTGAGCGACGACACTCCCTGTTCTTCCATCGCCGTTGATTCCATTCTCCGTATTGGATAT GCAGGGTTATTATGGGGAGTGTGTTCAGCTCCTTACCGTGCTAACAAATTAG GGCTTGCTGGTGTTCCCCGGGCAGCATTTGTG GCAAAGACTGTGGGAACATATGGAATCCAATGCG GACTGTTTGCTGGGATTTTCTCTTTTACAAGTTGCCGGATGCAAACATATCGAAGGGAGAAGGATTGG GTAAATGCCTTGGTTGGTGGTGCTATAGCAGGTGCTGCTGTTGGTGCAGGGACCCGAAACTGGAAACAGGTAGCTGTGCTGGCTAGTGTTGTATCCGCCACTCTTTCTGCTGCTAACGGATCTAAAGTACTTTAA
- the LOC108223646 gene encoding stress-related protein, with protein MADSEANQPSQMVEDDAKNLKYLGFVQVAALYAVVCFSTIYEYAKENSGPLKPGVQTVEGTVRTVIGPVYETLHDVPFELLMFVDRKVDETITELDRHVPSLIKQLSSQAFSAAQKVPDVARAVASEVQQVGVVDAASNIAKTMYNKYEPMAKEYYVEYEPVVEQYAVIAWSSLNRLPLFPQMAHVMIPTLAYWSEKYNQTVAYLADEGYSVAFYIPMIPIERIGKVFKAAENGTTDVVAS; from the exons ATGGCAGATTCTGAAGCTAACCAACCTTCCCAAATG GTTGAAGACGACGCAAAGAATCTAAAGTACCTAGGTTTCGTACAAGTAGCCGCTCTGTATGCTGTGGTTTGCTTCTCCACCATCTACGAGTACGCTAAAGAGAACTCCGGTCCGTTGAAACCCGGTGTTCAAACCGTTGAAGGGACCGTCAGAACCGTTATTGGACCGGTTTATGAGACGCTCCATGACGTTCCCTTTGAGCTTCTCATGTTCGTCGATCGCAAG GTTGATGAAACTATAACCGAATTGGATCGTCACGTGCCTTCACTAATTAAGCAACTTTCAAGCCAAGCATTTTCAGCTGCTCAGAAAGTTCCAGACGTGGCTCGAGCCGTGGCTTCTGAAGTTCAGCAAGTCGGTGTAGTAGATGCAGCTTCAAATATAGCCAAAACAATGTACAACAAGTATGAGCCAATGGCTAAAGAATATTACGTCGAGTATGAGCCGGTTGTGGAGCAGTACGCTGTGATTGCTTGGTCATCACTTAACCGGCTACCTTTGTTTCCACAAATGGCTCATGTAATGATCCCCACACTGGCTTATTGGTCGGAGAAGTATAATCAAACAGTGGCTTATTTGGCTGATGAAGGCTACTCGGTAGCATTTTATATACCAATGATTCCAATAGAGAGAATCGGAAAGGTTTTCAAGGCAGCTGAAAATGGAACGACTGATGTTGTTGCGAGTTAA